Below is a window of Impatiens glandulifera chromosome 2, dImpGla2.1, whole genome shotgun sequence DNA.
GTATAATGACCTACAATGACTGAAAGTACCTAAAATAATCCAAACAAAATCAGGAATTAAtgtaatagaaaattttaaaaaactttttagaaacaaattttatgataaaatgatctaAATTTCACTTACTTATCAATGCTCAGACCTCTAGGCATGATAACACGattatcaccaaaaacaactttGCATAATCATGATAGCAACATTATCgccaaaacctaataaaaaatctaagaaagagaaaatacataTGATGATGGTGGATCATTTTGGAAAAAGcgtgattaatatatataatattttagacgagaattttttaaaataattaataaaaaaatattaatatatatatatatatatatatatatatatatatatatatatatatatatatatatatatatatatatatatatatatatatatatggtaagagacaaaaaaaaaaaaaaaaaaaaaaaaaaaaaaaaaaaaaaaaaaaaaaaaaaacaattaataaataaaaataaatgaagatagagaaatatatatatatatatatatatatatatatatatatatataaaagaaagagaaaatattatgaTGATGTGAATCGATGGATTGAGAATGATATACACCTTCATCCCTTTAAATTAAACgccatattatattatattaatttatatatattatttgaaaagacTAACAAGTTTACATAAAACATtagaaacatttatttaataattttaattatttgaatagacTAACAAGCTTACATAAAACATTAaagacatttatttaaaaataaaaaggaaatacCACACCAACTTACAAAAAGGTCAAGTTGGATTCACAAAACACAAAAAAAGAAATCTCTCTCCCCTAAAGTTACAAACAACAAAGAGGGAGATGCATGCAAAACAGTGTCAAGCAGCTTATCCTCCTcctccccttccccttcccctgTTCCTACAACAAACCTTAATCAATTCTCCAACAACACCATTcatatcttcttcttccctaCTCCTCATCTCTGTTACAACTTCCCTCACCCTCCTCCTCATAACCTCCCCTCTCTCTCCACTCACCACCTCTCTAACAACTCTCCCAATCTCTCCCCTCTCAAATCTCCCACTCTCACCATCTCTCTTCACCTCAAACCCTACACCCATCTCCTCCACTAACCTCGAATTCATCGGCTGGTCTAAATGCATCGGCGCCGCAATGATCGGAACCCCATAACTCAAACCCTCCATAACCGATCCCCAACCACAATGACTCATAAACCCACCTATATTCTGATGACCCAAAATCCTCCTCTGAGGAACCCATCCATTCACCACCATTCCTTTATCTCTATTCCTCTCCAAAAAACCCTTTGGAAGCTTCTCCTCCAAACAAACCACGGCTTCCGAACGTGGAAATCGAACCGCCCATATGAAATTCACTCCGCTCAGCTCTAACCCATATGCTATCTCTTCTATCTCGTCCTCCGATAGGAAGTATTCGCTTCCGAAGGAAGCGAACACTGTCGACGATTTAGGCTTTCCCTCGAGCCAATTCATGAtcgtttcttcttctccttcttcttgtttaatcttcttctGAATCTGATCGGTTGGATGAATGAGCGGGCCGACGGGTACTATTGTTTTCTCGCATAAGACGGATAGATAGTCGATGTATTTCGATTCCAACGCTCGAGATGATCTTATGAGGATTATGTCGCAAGAACGCTTTATGCATAGATCTACCGGTTGAGATGGGTCGGTGTTGTTATTTGGTTTCATGATTTTATCGATCTTAGAATGTTCTATGTCGTCGCGAATGTAGATTGCTTTAAATGGAAAAGAATCTAGATTTTCCCCTGTTCTGAGATAATTGAAGAAACAGGTAGTAGCTGCGCCAGTGCTGAAGAAGAGGACGGCCGGAATATTTAACCGGGCGGCCGCCATTGGAGCCCATTCTTGAAGGAAATCATAAATGAGCAAATGGGGAGTAATTCGTTGGAGGATTTGATAAAAGTTGGGCATGGCCTTTTGAAAGGATTTCTTGAGTTTAGGCATGAGGTTTGGAGGGAGGCCATTGGTGGTTTGATAGTGAGGTGGGAGGTCAGGAAGATTGAGTTCAATAAACTCGATTGAATCGGCGTAGTTTGGTTGAAAGAGAGAATGATTAGTTGATTTGATTGAGTTGAGATTAACAGGGGTTGAACAAAGGTAAATGTGAAAGTTTTTGTTGGATGTGATTAGTGATTTGGCTAGTTCTATGAAAGGGGAAATATGGCCATATGCTAGCCATGGAAACATAACAATCTTGATCATTGAGTTTTGATCTTTAGAATTTCCCATTAGATCTTCTTGTTGCATTACAAACTTTACAAGTTTGATTATATACTGGAGATTGAGACCAGACGTGGCAGAAAGAGGTGAAAAAGATCAAGTCGGACGCCACTAACTTAGACTTAGATTTAGACCGACATAGGACGAGTGGATAATAAATATGTTGATGACAAAACATTTAAAGTTCCTTTTAAATTGGGAGAAGACATCAATTTTGCTTTAAACTCCTTtgtctttttataaatttataaactcttttgttttttataaatttatattataaatgttcGTTAAATAAATgccacataaataaataaataataataataataatacataattatttttctaacaacTCAAATCACTCAAATCCTGTTAAGTTACAATACatgatacaaattatatagagTATAAGCCGTGTAaaagtataaattgtatatgaatttaaaattattattattattattttagtataaattgtatatgaatttaaaattattattattattattttatatattttttattataaattattatcttgttattatttaataaaaataattaattataatataaacggtaaattatatttatttaatttaaatattattaataattataataaataaatttaaaataaaaataatatataaaacaaataatattatttataatataagtaaatatagaaaataataattaataaagttatcattataaacaaattaattaaaatatgaaactatttaataaaaaatatatttaaaataaataataaattatatatataatattaataaatgatataataaaatattaaaaattaaaaaatataataatagtgttGCCTACTAGTTAatattcattataaattatataagagtATAGATTTAtaccaataataaaaatataacaaacaccatattaatattaaaacaatgcTGTTATAGTTTATGTAAGTTTCCGATTGCGTCCTTTGGTTGTTTGGTTCTGACATGATTTTTGACCAAAATATTAAACCACAACTCTAGATCCGATCGAGAGGTTCACTATTGTGGCTAGACGAACGACTAAGAATAATCTACGACTGTGTGACTAGAAATCTGACTGAGATTTTCTAGTCGGTTCCTGACAAACGACCTAGGGATTCGCTTACGCGTTTGCTTGGCGACCGAGGTGCTTTGTTTGGGCGCAGAACGTTCATTTAGGGATCAAAACTCGACcctaacatatattttatttttttcttcgtATAGTAGACTCGCACTAAAGTACCCGTGGCTTTCCTACTTCTCCCGATCCTCTGCTGCATCGGTTCGCCCACGACCTGTGTCTAGTTGATATGTGAATCCGACCCAATCCGAGAGGTCACTAGACCTTGTTGATCTTTGGCCTTTTAggtcttaaataatttttaaaaatatctttacaaaaataaaaaatgatcaaataaatattttttctaataaaatataaaaaataaattccttatatcttgtttgaatttttttatctttattgttGTACATTTTTAAGtacttttaaaattacattGCTACATGTACTAGATTGATGagtaataaagaattttttttatataaaaacataaaaatgaccgaattaattttctcttcgataatttattttataagaatatttaaataataaaataaatgtgaaaattacattttcaaaatatggtcAAGGA
It encodes the following:
- the LOC124924685 gene encoding UDP-glucosyltransferase 29-like, which gives rise to MQQEDLMGNSKDQNSMIKIVMFPWLAYGHISPFIELAKSLITSNKNFHIYLCSTPVNLNSIKSTNHSLFQPNYADSIEFIELNLPDLPPHYQTTNGLPPNLMPKLKKSFQKAMPNFYQILQRITPHLLIYDFLQEWAPMAAARLNIPAVLFFSTGAATTCFFNYLRTGENLDSFPFKAIYIRDDIEHSKIDKIMKPNNNTDPSQPVDLCIKRSCDIILIRSSRALESKYIDYLSVLCEKTIVPVGPLIHPTDQIQKKIKQEEGEEETIMNWLEGKPKSSTVFASFGSEYFLSEDEIEEIAYGLELSGVNFIWAVRFPRSEAVVCLEEKLPKGFLERNRDKGMVVNGWVPQRRILGHQNIGGFMSHCGWGSVMEGLSYGVPIIAAPMHLDQPMNSRLVEEMGVGFEVKRDGESGRFERGEIGRVVREVVSGERGEVMRRRVREVVTEMRSREEEDMNGVVGELIKVCCRNRGRGRGGGG